The stretch of DNA ATGCCGGAAGAAGAATACGTCCAGAGTGACATCCTCACCAGCAAACCTGCTGCGGCCGATGTGCGCGTGAACTACGGGCCGGGTGAATTCCAATTTGCCGATGTGCGTATTCCCTCCGGCAAAGGACCACACCCCGTGGTGTTCTTTATCCATGGCGGCTACTGGCGCGCCAAGTATGACCTGACTTACGCAGGCCACCTCTGTGGCGCGCTCAAGCAAGCCGGCGTCGCCAGTTGGAATGTTGAATACCGCCGCGTGGGCAATCCCGGCGGAGGCTGGCCTGAAAGCTTTGAAGACATTCGCAGCGCCTATCGCGCCTTGCTGGAATCCAAGCAGAAGAACACCCTGCCGCCCTTGGATGTCAAACGCGTTTGCGTGGCCGGACACTCTGCCGGCGGACAACTGGCGCTGTGCCTGGCGGCATTTGAAGCGACGGTGACCCGCGTGCTCTCCCTGGCCGGCGTGCTCGACCTGCACCGTGGCTACGACTTGCACCTGAGCAATGACGCCGTCGCCAACTTTCTGGGCGGATCGCCAGCCGAAGTCCCCGACCACTATCGCGAAGCTTCGCCTGCGGAAAAGGCCATCCCCCACGCAGTCCAGAAGCTGATCCACGGCACAGCCGACGAGGACGTGCCCTACGAGATCAGCCAGGGCTACGCGGAGCGCAAGAAGAAGCTGGGCGAGAAAGTGGAACTCATCACGCTGCCGAAGATCGGGCACTTTGAGATTGTTGATCCGGGCTCGGCGGTGTGGAGCAAAGTACAGGATGCAATTGTCGGGCTGACACGCGGGTAGCCCCAAAAGAAGAAACCGCGCGGCTGCTTCACCCGCGCGGCGATAAGACGTCTATCAGAAGTTCACTATTTCTTGGCGTAAATCTCTATCCCTTCGGCCTTAGGGAAAGAATACGAAAGCGGTTTGCCGGCGAACGACTTTCCAGGATTGTGGGTAAAGAAGCTGGCGGAATTCGGGACTTCCAGTTTCCAACCGGCGGAAAGCGTGAGCGGGCCAGGAAGAATAATGGCCACGTGGCCTCCGTTCTCGCCCGACATCACAGCGATCACTGCCTTGCCGCAATTGGCGGCGCTCTGTGCTTTCTTCAAGGCTTCCTGGTCGGTGGCCGCTCCCAGATGCTCCCAATCGCCCGCTGCTTTCGTGGCGATCTGGGCGGGCGTCATGTACTTGGAATCGGCGCCGAAATCCTTGACGCCATAAATCTGTTCCAGGGCCTGCGCCAGAGCGGCACGGCAACCGTTGTCCAGGGGAAGCTGGCACGCGGTGAACTTCTGCAACGCGGTTTCCATATATTTCTGCTGGTCAGCGCCGTAGTCGGTCTTTTTGCAATCCTGCGGAACGCACATGGCCGCGCTCAGTGCTAGGAAGACTACGCAACATAGCATCTTCTTCATGTCCTAGGACTCCTTTTTGTGATGTTCGCTTCAGTGAAGGTATATGGCGTCTTTGAAGTAAGCAACGAATGAACAGATTGTACCCATCATCCAGCCGAAACAAACTATTACCAGGGTACAGTGCCTTGGCGGCAAGCCTATGACGGTGGCGAAGGGCTTTCTGGCGACTGTTTGCGGCCCCGGCTAAACATCATCACGGCCTGCGCCACGGATGCCAGAAATATAAGCGCGATGATTCCCTGGGATGTGACGCAGTAAATGCACCATACGCCAAGTTTGTTTTTGTCGGCTTCAATGGACGTGAGGTAGAGCGAAAACACCAGGCCGATCAGCGAAGCGGCCAGCAGCATCCGCCAGGCCCTCTTGAATGCCAGGCCGCCCAGCAAGACGTAACCCGCAATCCCGATGATCGCCACGGGTGTCCCGGCGAACACCGCGTACGGGCTGTGGTTCACCGTGCCGCAATCCCACTTCTCGTTGATGCTGCAGGGCGAGGTGTCCGTGCGGTAGTGTTCGCGCAGCGCCAGGCTTGCGTCCACTACTCCGGCCAACGCCAGCACAGCAATCAGCCATCTCATAGCCTGCTCCTCTCTTCTATGGCGGCAGACGGGTGCGCCAGCACAGAATCGCGCGCTACTTTGCCAGCCCCAGCGCCCGCGCGTCAAATTCCAGTGATTCCCGCAGGTGCTGGGCCACGAACGCCCAGTCATGCTGCCCCGGATAAACGTGGGCAACATGCGCGACATGACGATCGCTCAACAGCTTGTCCATCTGCCGCACGCCGGCATCAAAGCCGAAGTCATCGCGATCGCCGCAATCAAAATAAATCTTCAGGCTCTTGAGGTCAGCCGTCCGCGCTGGAACGAAAGGCGAGTTGGCCTTCCAGAAAGCTTCGTCCAGCGGCGTGCCGAAGGCGGTCCCCAGAAAATTGTTCAAACCGGCGTTGGCCGAACCGCGCGGCAACCGTTCCAACAACGCCGGCATGTGCGCGCTCGCGGCGACGAACATCTGCGGATACTTGAAGGCGAAGCGCAGCGCGCCGTAGCCGCCCATCGACACACCGGCAATCGCGCGCCCGGACCGCGTGCCCAGCAAACGAAACTTTTTCTCCATTTGGGGAACAAAGTCGCGGATGAAGAAGTCCTCGTACTTGACCCTGCCGTCTTTGGAGTTGATGTAGAACGACGTATCGGCCTGCGGCGTGATGATCACAAACTGGCCCAAGCGCTTCTGCTCCCACAGGTCTTCAATCATCTGCCAGCCGCCACTGGAGACCAGGAAGCTCTGGTCGCCGCCCAGCCCGTGGAGAAAATACAGGACGGGAAACTTCCTGGCAGGCTGCGCGTCATAGTTCGGCGGAAGCATGGCGCAGTAGCCGACGGACGCCGCCATGTAGCGGCTCTTGACCGATCCGCACTGCATGCGCTCGGCGGCGAATCCTGAAAGCGTGCCGGCAAGAAGCAGCAACGCGCAGAGAGCTTTAGTCATGCCGCAGAGCCTGGACGGGATCCAGCCGTGCCGCGCGCGACGCCGGATAAAGCCCGGCAAACAAACTTACCACCGCGGAAAAACCAACCGCGGCCAGCACCAGCCAGAGCGGCACTACCCAGAAGTTCTCAGGCTTCATGTCCTGGCGCTGCAGGTAAAGATTGGTCACGACGTTGATCACCCGGCCAATCGTCCAACCTATGGCCACGCCGAGCGCTCCGCCCACAACGCCCATGGAGCCGGCTTCGACAAAGAAGATGCGCTTGACGTCGCCGTCACTGGCGCCCAGGGCCTTCATGATGCCGATCTCGCGCCGCCGCTCCAAAATGGCCATGACCAGCGTGTTTACAATCCCTAAGAATGCCACGGCCAGCGCCAGGCTGCCGAACACTCCCAGAAACAGGTCCAGGAAGGTGAAGAAGCGCGTGATGCCCTTGGATGCGTCCAGAATCGAAAAAGTATTGAAACCTTGTTTCTTGATTTCGTCTTCCACGTGGGCCACTTCTTTGCTCTTGGCCACGCGCACCACCAGCGCCGGATACGTTTTGCCCTGGCCGGGACGCATGATGCTGCTGATATCAATCGGCTGCATCATGTTGAGCGATTCTGCGTACGCGATGGGAAGGAAAGC from Terriglobia bacterium encodes:
- a CDS encoding alpha/beta hydrolase — its product is MPEEEYVQSDILTSKPAAADVRVNYGPGEFQFADVRIPSGKGPHPVVFFIHGGYWRAKYDLTYAGHLCGALKQAGVASWNVEYRRVGNPGGGWPESFEDIRSAYRALLESKQKNTLPPLDVKRVCVAGHSAGGQLALCLAAFEATVTRVLSLAGVLDLHRGYDLHLSNDAVANFLGGSPAEVPDHYREASPAEKAIPHAVQKLIHGTADEDVPYEISQGYAERKKKLGEKVELITLPKIGHFEIVDPGSAVWSKVQDAIVGLTRG
- a CDS encoding vitamin K epoxide reductase family protein, which codes for MRWLIAVLALAGVVDASLALREHYRTDTSPCSINEKWDCGTVNHSPYAVFAGTPVAIIGIAGYVLLGGLAFKRAWRMLLAASLIGLVFSLYLTSIEADKNKLGVWCIYCVTSQGIIALIFLASVAQAVMMFSRGRKQSPESPSPPS
- a CDS encoding esterase family protein, which encodes MTKALCALLLLAGTLSGFAAERMQCGSVKSRYMAASVGYCAMLPPNYDAQPARKFPVLYFLHGLGGDQSFLVSSGGWQMIEDLWEQKRLGQFVIITPQADTSFYINSKDGRVKYEDFFIRDFVPQMEKKFRLLGTRSGRAIAGVSMGGYGALRFAFKYPQMFVAASAHMPALLERLPRGSANAGLNNFLGTAFGTPLDEAFWKANSPFVPARTADLKSLKIYFDCGDRDDFGFDAGVRQMDKLLSDRHVAHVAHVYPGQHDWAFVAQHLRESLEFDARALGLAK